TGTTACCAGTTGTAGTTGCAACAATGCCACTAATAGCAGCATCATGTGGTAAAACTGATAATATACAAACTCCTCCAAATCCATCAACACCAGCTCCAGACACTAAACCAAATCCTATTCCAACTCCACCAAAACAAGATCCTATTCCATCTCCAATCCCTCCAAAACCAAATCCTATTCCAACTCCACCAAAACAAGATCCTATTCCGTCTCCAACTCCGCCAACACCAATGCCAGATCCAAATAAAAAAGATATGAATAATAATAAAAGACCAGAAGATGACATAAAAAAGGAAGAAATGAAAAATTTGGAATTGCTAAAACTTAAAAGAGAAATACTTTATATCAATTTACACTATTTTACATATCAGAGGATTTTAGATTTATTTAAATCTGTCAATGACATTAGGGCATCTTATGACACTGAAGAAGAGCTAAAAATGGCTATAGATATTATTGATGACAAAGAAAATGAAAATAATCTTAAATTAGCAAGAGAATTCATTGATGATTTTATAGCATATAAAAACGGCACTAAAAATAATTTTGAAGATGATTTTTTGAATTTTATATTACCATCGACTCCTTCCATAAAATATTCAACTTTTCTTAATTATATTATCAATAGATTTGCTAAATTTGTAGATTCTGCTATAGTTAATCAGAAGCAGAACGATTATGGAATATATATATTTATAAAAATTTGAGACCAATTTGGAAAAATAAATGATGAATCATTTTATAGTTATTTAAATTTATATGAACCTAGATATCAATTGCAACAATATATATCAAAAGGTACTAATGAAGCAGTTAAGACTATAGCTAGAGATATTTTTCAACAATTAGGCAAAAATATAAAAGAAAAGGTTGGACTTTCTAAAAATCAAATAGGAGATATTGATAACCAAGTTGCAGAAATTAAAAAAATTCTTATAGTGAAATAGTTTTAAACTAGATCATACAAATTAACCTAAATTAAAAACAAAAATGGTAATCGCAGGTAATAATTTAGGTGACATATTTTAAACACTCCAAGAAAATAAGGAGTGTTTTTATGTTAAAACAATTTTCATTTAATAAAAAAATAAAATACTAAAAAAATGTGAAAATTAGATTAGTAATAGCTTTATCCCAGTTTATTATCGATAACGAATATCGGTATATAAGCGGATATGAAAAAAACATGAATGTTAACAATTAATGATAGCCAAAGGATACTCATTAAAAGAATAGACAATCAAATTTTTTTAGGGTCTGCAGCGATAAAATATCGATCTCATAAAATACAACAATTTAAATTTCGAGATAGTAAATAATGGAATCAGCAGATACATAAGATATTTTAATTCTAAAAGATTACAAAAATTTAGATTACAAAAAAACTTCACATTATGCTTTGCACAATGTATAGTGGGTTTTAAATTATTTCACCTAAGATATCATTAAGATTATAATTACCCGGTTTTTTATTATTCTATCTTATTATAAAGTTGTCATCAAATAGTTTTTTGATATAATGAGGCTAGCTATGGCAAACTAAAATACAATAGCCAAAGCGAGTCGAGGGGTTCAGACTATAAGAGTTGATATTTAAAAAAAATATCTTTTACGAAGGAAAAAAACCTAACGATGGGCCACATGATGACTCGGAAACAAAAATAGTAACCATTTCATTTTTTGTGAAGTGGTTTTTTATTTATAATCAAGTTATTGCGAATTGTTAATTGATGAAAGCAGAGACAAAAAGAATTATAAGGATATATAGTTATAGACCTAAACGTAAAGCAATATCTACTGAATATCCTAAATTTCGTCGTCTGTTTTTAATAATTTTGGAAATGAGTGGTAAATGGTTATTACCTTATTTTAAAAACTTTGAAAAAAACCAATAAAGAAAATGTAAAAAATTTAATAAAAGGTGAATCTATCCCAGGTCAATAATTAATGTTGTGGATAAGTCACTTTTTTACAGTTTATTTTTAAAAAATGATAAATATAATAATGTTTTTATTCTTAATAATACCTATACTGAGGTAATGAAAAGAATTTATATAAATATTAAAAAAAATGATTATTCATTTACTGAATTTGGTGAAATTGATGATAAAGAAAACCGAATTAGTTGAAAATTTTGAAATATAAAAAATAAAAAAAGTGAATATCATAAAATATTTATAGAAGTTGTTAGAAAATATAACTTTTTAAGTTCTGATGATAAAAAAATGTTTTAAGCAGGAAAATATAAATTGGAAATTAAATAATATATCTACAATTTTTCAATATAACGTTTGCAAATTAATAATTCTATAGTAGCAAAAAAGTTTAAGCAATAACTTTGCTTAGGTCTGAACCATTTTATAATTCGTTATGATTTTTTAGCTAATGCGTTAGCTATTAAAGTTTTATTTTACTAAATTGATTTTAATGATTAGATGATTTATTAAAATATAGAAATTTTTTATATGTCATTTGATATATTTTGTGAAATTATTTATATAAAACTAAAAATAAAATCAGGCAATACATTTAAATCGTATTTGCCTGAATTTTAAGAGATTAATTTAATATTTTTAGTTTGCTTTTGAAATATCATAAAAAATGCAAGGACTAGATAATTCTAATAATCAATTCTCTTCTATTTTAGTTTTTGTTTTAAAAGAATTGTTTATTTTAAATTTATATTTATTAAAAATTTTAATCATATCTTCATGGCTATAGAATCTATTTTTATTTTTTAGTCCATGTATTTCATAGTCTTGAATCTTTTTGTTTGAAAATGTTTTTAGTTCATAAATTTTAATTTTATTAATTCAAAAGTTTTTTTCTTCGTCGGTTGCAAAAATGTTATGGATTGTAAAAATGAAACGACTTTTTTTATCTTTTAATAAAATTCTAATTTTTTTAAACAAGTTTTTAACATCGAATTTACTAGTAATGTTTGATAGACCATTGGAACTAAAAATTATTAAATCATATTTACTTTTTTCGCTATATTCTAAAATATTGGCTAATTGAAAGTTAATATTTTTGTTTTCTGGAGCTGCTGATAATAGCTTTTTAGAGATATCAATAGCATCAATTTGAGCAGTTGGAAATAGATTTTTTAGTGCAATGGCAACGCGACCGGTGCCACACCCTATATCGAGAATATTGTTAATTTCCAATACACTTTTAATGACGTTATCAATTGCCGCTACTTCTGATTTTGAAAGTCCTCGATTAGTTACTTTTTTATATTCTTCTAAAATTTTTAAATTGTTGTAGAATCTCTTAGTTTTAATTTGTTTTCAATCATAAATTGTTAGTGCAATTCCCAAACATGAAACAACGACAATAATTGAGTAAAGAATAAAGCTGTATAAATAACTAAGTTTTGTTGTTAAAATTGTGAAAAATACTGTTAGTATTGAGGTTACAATTATTCTAAAGACAATTGATAAACCATTTTGTTTATGAAAACCCTTGTTATCAAATAACTGAAACGAAAGCGTGTAAAAAATTGAGATAAAGATTGAGAAAAGAAATTGTTGAATTGAAGTAATAATTACATAACTGATAAAATAGTCATTTTCATTTGATGAAGCAAATAATAGTCAAACAAAGTTCAATATTCCCATGATAATTGTTATAATCAAAATAAATAGTATTTGATTTTTAATGTATTTTTTAGCAATAAATGACGCAATCACCCCTAAAAGTGAAAATGTTGTAAAAATTATCGATAAATAAAATCCTCAAGTGTCAATTTTAAAGCTATTTATATTTGAAAAGAACTGTGAAAGTCCCGATGTTCTTGGATATAAAAATATGCCAATTATTAGTGATCCTGATAAAATAAAAATTCATGATTTTCATACACTGCGTTTTGTAATAATTTTCTTGCTTTGGTCATTGTTTTGAAAATTAGTAGCTACTTTATTTACTTTTAAAGTGAAATATAAAATTCCGGAAATTAAATACGATATCATATTCATAACTACAAGTCAGTAGAATTGAATATTTTTGAAAAGGAAAAATGATAATATTGCCGAGAGCAGAAAACCAAATGACGTAGCAAAAGAGTTAGCAATATTAATAGTTTTTAGTTCTTCATTGTTGTTAGTTATAAAGTAAACAATATTTTTCAAAAATACAAATCTAAAGGCATTAATAAATCCCAATATTGAACTACAAATAATTAAAATTAATGAAAGAATGGATTTATTGTCAGTGAAGAAAAATATAACAAGACTAGGAATGAGTAGTATAACACTTGTTAAATCCGATAGAAGCAATACTAATTTATTATTTTTTATTCTTTGGACAATTTTGCTACTAAAAATATAAACTAAAATTGAAGGTAATTGAATGAATAGATATAAAAGTGTTACTAGTCATAAATTACCAGTAAATTTATAGATAAAAATCGATGAGCCAAGTTTGAAGGCTTCAGATCCTATTAAAGAAAGCGCAAGCGAAGTGGTGTAATTGATACTATTTTTTTTAAAAATTGTCATGTTGTGAAACTCATACACATTAAATAATTTAATGTTCTTTCTACTACCGAGTATCTGCACAAATTAAATTAAAGTAAAAATAGATAAATATTCATCAGTTATTCATACTTTAATTTTTTTGTAATTTACATATAAAATTTTGGGAAAAACCAAAGTTTGAATAATCTGGTAGTAGATAATTATACATTAAATTAAAATTACTAAATTAAAAAATATAACGATTATATTTTCAAAAAAATTCTCAAATAATTATTTTTATGGCTATCAATATATTCAATTATTTTTAATTTATATTTTTATATTTTTGTCAAGGAGTTTATATTTATAATTAGTTAATTGTCTTTTATTATAAAAATTGATAAATATAATGCTTTATTTTTCTAAGAAATGAATTGTTATGCTCCTAATTTACAAAAACAAATAACTAATTTTTGATAAAATTAAAATGTTTTATGTAAAAAGGAGATATTCATGTCAAATAATAAAAAGTGAAAAAACAAAAAAATCAACATAAAAAATTATCAAGTAGTTGAAAAAAAACCGAGAAAACAATTATCTAATTCTTGAAGAATAGCATTAACTGGACTACTATTGATTGCGATCCCTTCATTTTTGTTATTTATATTTGTTGGTCGGGACGGATGAATATTTCCCCAAACAAAATCAATTGATAGATGATATGGCGAACTTCTAATCGGGTTAGCAATGGCATCAATTCAAGTTGCAATTGTATGTCTAATGATTTGAAAATTTAAATTCTTGCGACCTGAATCATTACACTTTTTAATCCCAATTTCTTTAGCGATGAATTCATTTTTAGTTTCTAGTGGCGTTGATCTATGATTTATTAGAGTTATACCAGCAGTAGGTTTAGCGTTTATGGCAATTCCAATTTTGTTACTAACCAAATATATAATAAGAAAACAAAATCAAAAGAAATTTGCGATGATTCAAGAAGAAGAATTAAAAAACAAATCATTGCTAGATTAGAAACGGCTAAACTTAGTTAATGAGTTTAGTCTTTATTGTTATTTTTAAGGAGAATAATATGTATAAAAAAATTAGTTTATTTGACAAAGACATTGAAGAATTAATAAATTTAGAAAATAAACGTCAAAGCGATAACATCGAATTAATAGCATCAGAAAATTATGTATCTGAAGATGTTTTAAAAGCCGCTGGTTCATGTTTAACAAATAAATATGGTGAAGGTTATCCTGGTAGAAGATATTATGGTGGCTGTGAATATATGGATCAAATAGAAACTATTGCTCAAGAAAGAGCAAAAAAATTATTTAACGTAAATTATGTTAATGTTCAACCATATTCAGGTAGTGTGGCCAACGCCGCTGTTTATATGTCACTTTTGGCACCGGGTGATAAAGTTTTAGGATTATCACTTGATTCAGGTGGACATCTAACACATGGTTATCGTATTTCATTTAGTGGATTATTCTATGAATCATATACATACACTGTTAATGATGACGGGGTTCTAGATTATGATGAGATTTTAAAAATTGCTAAAGAGGTAAAACCAAAAATGATAATTTGTGGTTATTCAGCTTATTCACAAATTGTTCACTTTGATAAATTTAGAAAAATATGTGACGAAGTTGGTGCTTATTTATTTGCTGATATTTCTCACATCTCTGGACTTGTTATTGCCGGAAAACATCCATCACCTTCTCCCTATGCTGATATTATAATGACAACAACTCATAAAACTTTGAGGGGAACAAGGGGTGCGATTATAATGACTAATGATGAAGAGATTTATAAAAAAATAAATCGTTCTGTTTTCCCAGGATACCAAGGGGGTCCACTATTCCACCAAATAGCAGCCAAGGCAGTTAGTTTTTATGAAGCGCTGCAACCAGAATTTAAGTTATATCAAGAACAACTATTAGTAAATTCGCAGGTTTTTTGTCAAACATTTATCAAAAAGGGTGCTAAGGTTATTTCAGGTTTAACCCAAAATCATTTATTTATGATTGATGTCAAAGCAACATACAACATTACTGGTAAAGATGCAGTTGAAATCCTTTCAAAAGTTAACATTACCGTTAATAAAAATACTATTCCTAATGATGCAGAATCTCCAATGATATCTAGTGGTATAAGACTCGGAACTGCTGCGATGACTTCGCGGGGATTTAAAGAAGAGGAATTTATTATTGTTGCCAACTTAATTGATAAAATTTTAAGAGAACCAAATAATGAAGCTCTTATAAAAATTATTAAAAAAGAAGTGGCAAAATTAACATCTTCCTTTCCTATAAAAAAATCGTATATTACAAGGTAAATTATGGAAATAATTAAAAATATCCAAAAAATCGTATCAAATGCCATCATAACCATTGCAGGAATTTCAAAGATCGAAAAATTAAATGACCATGAATCTAACGGTCAAGAAAATCAAGGAATGATAATTGAACTTTCAGAAAATAATCAAACAGTCAACATTACTGTTGGATTAATTTTGATTTCACATATTAGCGCAAAAAACATTGTTGAAGAAATGTATCAAAATATTTCGCATGTTTTCAAAAAGGAAAAATTAAATTTAGGAAGTTTAACAATTTATATTAAAGGAACTAAATAATGATAAAAATTACAGGAAAAATTTGAAAAGAAGCTTTAATTTCTGCTTCTAATAATTTACAGAATAAGAAAAATGCTATTAATGCTTTAAATGTCTTTCCGGTTCCCGATGGTGATACCGGTAGTAATATGGCTTCTACAATAGCGTCAATTAATGAAATAAAAGAAGAGACTTCTAAGATTTCAGACATATCAAAAGTAATATCACAAAACATGCTAATGTCGGCTAGAGGAAATTCAGGCGTTATTTTAAGTCAAATATTTAAAGGTTTTTCTATTGGTTTTAAAAATAAGAATGAAGCGACAGCATTTGATGTTATTAAGGCTTTTGAAGAAGCTTCTAAATCAGCTTATACAGCAGTTCTTAAACCAATTGAAGGTACTATTTTAACTGTTATTAGAGAAGTAGCTGAAGGGCTTCAAGAGCAAGTTACCATGGATGCGGGAATTGATGATATTTTTAAAATTGCTGTCAAAATAGCGCGAAAAAGTTGTGATAATACTCCAAAATTATTGGCCGTGTTGCAAGAAGTTGGAGTAACTGATTCTGGTGGTGAAGGATTATATGCCATCCTTGAAGGAATTGCTTCTTATTTTGATAATAAACCAATTACATTATTACATGATGAAAATGAAAAAATTACTAATTTTATTGGCAATAAAGAAGTATATGATGGTAAATTTGGTTATTGTACCGAATTTATTATGGAATTATATAAAGATTTTGTTTTAAATATGAACGCTTTAACTAAGAAATTGGAAAAAAACGGTGATTCGATTGTTGTTACTTCTGATGAAAATTTAATTAAGGTACATATTCATACAAGAAGACCTGGCAATATTCTAAATTTAGTTAATTCATGAGGCGAGTTTATCAAAATTAAAATTGAAAATATGACAATTCAAGCTAATCAAAGTAAGGAAAATGCCGAAAAATATAGTGCGAAAAAAGATAATGAAGTTGTTAGCATCAAAAAAAATTCTTGCGCTTTAATTTCATGTAACACCGGACAAGGAATGATTGATTTAGCTAAAGATAGTGGAGTTTCATATGTTGTTGAAGGTGGACAAACTAATAATCCTTCAATTCAAGATATTGTTGATGCAATTAATAAAGTTGATGCCGGAACAGTCTTTATTCTTCCAAATAACTCTAACATTACACTTTCAGCTCAACAAGCAGCAACAATTGTTAGAAATAAAAAAGTTATTATTATTCCAACTAAATCACAAGCTCAAACCTTAGGAGTTGCTGTTCGCTTTAGTGAGGATAATCCTGCTAATACTAACTTAAGTGAAATGACTAAAGCAGTCCAAAAAATTAGATATGGTGAAATTGCTCCATCAATTAAAGATACCAAATTAAATGGTATAAAAATTAAAGATGGTGATTATATGGTTATTGTCAATAATGAGCTTTATGATACAGCTAAAACTGGAAATGAAGCAGCAATTAAGCTTATCGATAATTTAATTGAAAAAAATTCAGAATTAATCACAATTATTTATGGACAAGATGTATCAGAAACCGACGCAAAAGAAATTCAAGATTACATTGAAATTAATTTTGATATTTCAGTAGATATCCAAGCTGGTGGACAAAGTATTTACCCATATTTAATTTCAGTTGAATAGAGGTCTATTATGAAAAAAATTGTTTTTGATTTATTAAATAACGATAATGGTCAACATTTTGCAATTGAGGGTGCTAAGCGATTTTTGAAAGAAAACCCAAATTATAAATTAATCTTAGTTGGTAATCGGGAAATGATTGAAAAAGAATTTTCAGAAATTAATAAAAATCAATATGAAATTTTTGAAAATAATGAAATTGCTAAAAAAATCGAAAGTCCAAGAGATGCTTTAAAATCAAATAGTTCAATGTTTGAGGCATTTGAACTTGTTTCATCAGAGAACGCCGACGGAATTTTAAGCAGTGGCGATAGTGCTTCTTTTATAATCTTATCGGCACTTAAAATTAAACGATTACCAAAAGTTTCACGCCCAGCATTCATGCCAATTATCCCAACATCTAAGGATAAAGACATTTTAGTTTTAGATGTTGGTGCTAATATTAATGTTAAGGCTGAATATTTTTTAGAGTGAGCTAAACTCGCAGTTCAATACTATGAAGCTATATATAATATTCAAAATCCAACGATTGGACAATTAAATATTGGAACTGAACATTATAAGGGAAGTGAAATTGCTAAAGAAGCTTATGAACTTTTAAAAAATAATCAAGACAATTTTAAATTTGCAGGATTTGTTGAACCAGGATCAGCAATTAATGGCGAAGTTGATATTTTAGTAGCTGACGGCTATGGTGGGAATATATTTCTAAAAACATTAGAAAGTTCGTTTTTAGCATTTTCAAAAATGTTAAAAGGTATTTTTCTAAAAAATTTCTTAACTAAAATTAGCGCACTTTTAGTAAAAAAACATTTTAAAAAAATGAAAAATCGCTTTGATTATCGAAACACTGGCGGGGCTTTTATTGTTGGATTGGAAAAAATTGTTGTTAAGGCCCATGGTGGTAGTGATGATTTAGCTTTTTATAATGCATTAAATCAAATAAAACTCGCAATTGATAAAAATTTAGTTGAAAAGTTAAAAGCAATTAACGAGGAAAAAAATGAAGAACTATAATTCTACTTTTGAGATCAAAATTAAAGAAGCTTTAAAAAAATGGAAATTTGATAATAACAATTCTTTAGAAGAGAAAGACTATGAAATTTTTTATCGAGCTTTTACTCACAAAACATATTCTAATGAACACAAAAATATCAAAAATTATCAATACTTAGAATTTTTAGGTGATACAGTTTTACAATTTACTGTTAGCGACATTATTTTTAGAAATTTTCCTAATTTTAATGAGGGTGATGCTACAGCTTTAAGATCTTCAATCGTGGACAAAAAAAATTTAGGGCAATGATCTGCAAAAATGGGACTTCCCCTTCTAATAAGAGCTTCAAGAAATGCTTTCATAAATGGCAAAAATATTAAAACTGATTCAGATATTTTTGAATCTTTAATTGCCGCTATATATCTTGTTTTTGGTTTTGAAAAAACATATGATTTTATTTCTAATTTGCTAAAATCGGAAATTAAAACTTTTTCTAAGAAATCATTAAAAGATTCAAAGTCAAAATTTCAGGAATTAATTCAGGGATCAGGAAATAACCGCATTGAATATGAAACATATGCAATTGAAAATTCATTATTCCGAAGTAATGTTTTTGTCAATGAAATGAAATACGGTTCTGGTGTTGGAAAATCCAAAAAAGAAGCCGAAAAAAATGCGGCACTTGATGCCTTAACGAAGGTTTAAATAACATTATTTAATTAGTATAATAAATGGTGCTTAAGATTGTAAAAAGCATCATTTTTATTTTATTTATTGTACAAATTAATAATTTTTAATTGACTATTTTTTACATAATTTAAGAAATTGATAACAAAATTATTATAATTATGTCATCAATTAGTATCTTTAAATATAGATATTTTAATAAATTGAAAGGACAAATATGAAATTAATCCAAGTTGAAGCCCATGGATTTAAGTCATTTGCTGATAAAGTTACATTAAAATTTGACGGTGGTGTTGTAGCCATTATTGGACCCAATGGTTCAGGAAAATCAAATATCAATGATGCAATAAGATGAGTACTAGGGGAAACTAGTTCAAAGGTTTTACGGGGAGATAATATGGAAGATGTTATCTTTGCTGGTTCTAAAACAGAAAAAGAAATGAACCGAGCAGAAGTAATACTTACCTTTGATAATCGTGACCGTGCTTGTGACATTCCTCATGATTTTTTTACAATATCAAGAGTGTTAAATCGTGGTAAAGGAAGTAATGAATATTACATTAATTCTGAAGTTGCTAGACAAAGAGACATTAAAGAAATCGCCATGCAAAGTGGTATTTCAAAATCAAGTTTAGCCATTATTGGACAAGGAACAATATCAGACATTGCTGAAGCTACTCCTGAAAGAAGAAGAGAAATTTTAGAAGAAGCTAGTGGTACTTCAATGTATCGGTCAAAAAAAATTGAAGCGCAAAGGAAACTTGAAAGAACACAAGAAGCTTTAGACCAAATCGTTATTTTAGTTGAAGAGCTTGAAAGACAGCTTAAACCACTACAAAGACAAGCGGAAAAAGCAAGAATATACAAAACTAAAGTTGAACAACTAAAGGATGTAGAAGTTACCCTACTAGTGCATGACTTTATGCACTATTCGGAGAGATTAGAACAATTAAAAACCGAAGCAAGAGAATACGATATTGTGCGTGAAGATCTTGAATCTAAGGTTTTAATGTATGAACAAACAATTAAACAAAAAACTGGCATTATTCAAAATCTTGAGGAAAACATCAAAAATATTGCTAGACGTTTAGATGAAGTAAATTCGGAAATTAGTAATCTAGAAATTAGAAGTGCTAAGGAAGAAAAACATCGTGAAATGCTAATAAATGGGGAATTGATTGCCACTGCAAAAGAGCAAGCTGACGCCTTAAAAATGGAATTAAATACTATTAACACTAAAATATTAGGTTATAAGGAATTTATTCAAAAGAAAAAAGCTGATATCGAAAAATTACAAACATCAACTGCAAATCGAGCAGCTATGATTTCGACAATTAAACATGACATTTCATCTGACACAGATAAACTTAACAAAATTAGATCAAAATTAGACGTAATTGAAGAAATGAAATCTAATCGAACCAATTTGGCTAAGGGAACAAAAAATATTGTTGAAAATGCCCACCTATTTAAAGGATATAAAAATTTAGTAAGTGAATTAATTGCAGTTGAGAATACTTATGCGCGAGCAATTGAAACTATTTTGGCAGCCGCAATTCAACACATCGTTGTAGATAGCCCTGAAACAGCTGTTAAAGCCATTAACTTTTTAAAGGAAAATAACGGAGGACGTGCAACATTTATTCCGCTAAGTTCAATTAATCCTAAATATGTTAATGAACAACATATTATCGTTGCTAAAACACAAAAAGGTTTTATTGGAATTGCCGCCGATTTAGCAGCAACAGAACCAGAATTTGATGTACTAAAAAGATTTCTATTAGGAAATATTTTGGTTTGTGACACGATAGAAAATGCAAGCAAATTATCTAAATTGCTAGAAAAAAGATATATGGTTGTATCACTTGACGGAGATATTATTCGAGTTGGTGGAGTAATGTCAGGTGGACAAGTTAGTCAAAATATTTCGATTTTCGGAGTAGATGAACAAGTTAAACAATTAGAGGAATTAGTTCCTGCTATTAAAAACAAAATTGCAATCTTAAATGAAAAACTATCAACCATTCAACATGAACAAGATTCAGAAACAGCCTTACTTTCAAATTACACAATTGAAAGAGCTAATCATCAAAAGGAATATGATTTAGCATTGGAAAAATTTGATGAATTGAAAGTTAAATATCAATCGATTTCAAATGAAATTTTTTCAGAAGGTCAAGTGGTGGATATTGCCGCACAAATTCAAAAATTAACTATTGATCGTAGTGATTTATTAGCAATGAAAACTAGTCAAGAAGATTTATACTACAGTTCTAAAAAA
The sequence above is a segment of the [Mycoplasma] phocae genome. Coding sequences within it:
- a CDS encoding variable surface lipoprotein translates to MKKKNFKLWIVLPVVVATMPLIAASCGKTDNIQTPPNPSTPAPDTKPNPIPTPPKQDPIPSPIPPKPNPIPTPPKQDPIPSPTPPTPMPDPNKKDMNNNKRPEDDIKKEEMKNLELLKLKREILYINLHYFTYQRILDLFKSVNDIRASYDTEEELKMAIDIIDDKENENNLKLAREFIDDFIAYKNGTKNNFEDDFLNFILPSTPSIKYSTFLNYIINRFAKFVDSAIVNQKQNDYGIYIFIKIWDQFGKINDESFYSYLNLYEPRYQLQQYISKGTNEAVKTIARDIFQQLGKNIKEKVGLSKNQIGDIDNQVAEIKKILIVK
- a CDS encoding MFS transporter, with protein sequence MTIFKKNSINYTTSLALSLIGSEAFKLGSSIFIYKFTGNLWLVTLLYLFIQLPSILVYIFSSKIVQRIKNNKLVLLLSDLTSVILLIPSLVIFFFTDNKSILSLILIICSSILGFINAFRFVFLKNIVYFITNNNEELKTINIANSFATSFGFLLSAILSFFLFKNIQFYWLVVMNMISYLISGILYFTLKVNKVATNFQNNDQSKKIITKRSVWKSWIFILSGSLIIGIFLYPRTSGLSQFFSNINSFKIDTWGFYLSIIFTTFSLLGVIASFIAKKYIKNQILFILIITIIMGILNFVWLLFASSNENDYFISYVIITSIQQFLFSIFISIFYTLSFQLFDNKGFHKQNGLSIVFRIIVTSILTVFFTILTTKLSYLYSFILYSIIVVVSCLGIALTIYDWKQIKTKRFYNNLKILEEYKKVTNRGLSKSEVAAIDNVIKSVLEINNILDIGCGTGRVAIALKNLFPTAQIDAIDISKKLLSAAPENKNINFQLANILEYSEKSKYDLIIFSSNGLSNITSKFDVKNLFKKIRILLKDKKSRFIFTIHNIFATDEEKNFWINKIKIYELKTFSNKKIQDYEIHGLKNKNRFYSHEDMIKIFNKYKFKINNSFKTKTKIEENWLLELSSPCIFYDISKAN
- the glyA gene encoding serine hydroxymethyltransferase; translated protein: MYKKISLFDKDIEELINLENKRQSDNIELIASENYVSEDVLKAAGSCLTNKYGEGYPGRRYYGGCEYMDQIETIAQERAKKLFNVNYVNVQPYSGSVANAAVYMSLLAPGDKVLGLSLDSGGHLTHGYRISFSGLFYESYTYTVNDDGVLDYDEILKIAKEVKPKMIICGYSAYSQIVHFDKFRKICDEVGAYLFADISHISGLVIAGKHPSPSPYADIIMTTTHKTLRGTRGAIIMTNDEEIYKKINRSVFPGYQGGPLFHQIAAKAVSFYEALQPEFKLYQEQLLVNSQVFCQTFIKKGAKVISGLTQNHLFMIDVKATYNITGKDAVEILSKVNITVNKNTIPNDAESPMISSGIRLGTAAMTSRGFKEEEFIIVANLIDKILREPNNEALIKIIKKEVAKLTSSFPIKKSYITR
- a CDS encoding DAK2 domain-containing protein, which translates into the protein MIKITGKIWKEALISASNNLQNKKNAINALNVFPVPDGDTGSNMASTIASINEIKEETSKISDISKVISQNMLMSARGNSGVILSQIFKGFSIGFKNKNEATAFDVIKAFEEASKSAYTAVLKPIEGTILTVIREVAEGLQEQVTMDAGIDDIFKIAVKIARKSCDNTPKLLAVLQEVGVTDSGGEGLYAILEGIASYFDNKPITLLHDENEKITNFIGNKEVYDGKFGYCTEFIMELYKDFVLNMNALTKKLEKNGDSIVVTSDENLIKVHIHTRRPGNILNLVNSWGEFIKIKIENMTIQANQSKENAEKYSAKKDNEVVSIKKNSCALISCNTGQGMIDLAKDSGVSYVVEGGQTNNPSIQDIVDAINKVDAGTVFILPNNSNITLSAQQAATIVRNKKVIIIPTKSQAQTLGVAVRFSEDNPANTNLSEMTKAVQKIRYGEIAPSIKDTKLNGIKIKDGDYMVIVNNELYDTAKTGNEAAIKLIDNLIEKNSELITIIYGQDVSETDAKEIQDYIEINFDISVDIQAGGQSIYPYLISVE
- the plsX gene encoding phosphate acyltransferase PlsX; translated protein: MKKIVFDLLNNDNGQHFAIEGAKRFLKENPNYKLILVGNREMIEKEFSEINKNQYEIFENNEIAKKIESPRDALKSNSSMFEAFELVSSENADGILSSGDSASFIILSALKIKRLPKVSRPAFMPIIPTSKDKDILVLDVGANINVKAEYFLEWAKLAVQYYEAIYNIQNPTIGQLNIGTEHYKGSEIAKEAYELLKNNQDNFKFAGFVEPGSAINGEVDILVADGYGGNIFLKTLESSFLAFSKMLKGIFLKNFLTKISALLVKKHFKKMKNRFDYRNTGGAFIVGLEKIVVKAHGGSDDLAFYNALNQIKLAIDKNLVEKLKAINEEKNEEL
- the rnc gene encoding ribonuclease III: MKNYNSTFEIKIKEALKKWKFDNNNSLEEKDYEIFYRAFTHKTYSNEHKNIKNYQYLEFLGDTVLQFTVSDIIFRNFPNFNEGDATALRSSIVDKKNLGQWSAKMGLPLLIRASRNAFINGKNIKTDSDIFESLIAAIYLVFGFEKTYDFISNLLKSEIKTFSKKSLKDSKSKFQELIQGSGNNRIEYETYAIENSLFRSNVFVNEMKYGSGVGKSKKEAEKNAALDALTKV